The genomic DNA ATACAACGAATAGGTTCATTTCTCTCGTATATTTTTAGATACCACATCAGACCAGATATTTCCAGTCATTCGTACGTGCATGGGCGCACAATCGCAAGACTAGGGGGAAAACAGCTTTTGAACGAAGTGGCTCCAGAAGCTCCAAGGCGCACCACGTCCGTTGGCGGCAGGCTGTCACAGGGGCGGCCGGCCGGTGAGCCACTCGTcggtcgatgacgtcaagtcgTGGATGCAACGCGTCGGTCTCGGCGATTATGCGGCCGTTTTCAAAGCGAACGAAGTCGATGGAGCTTGTTTGGAGCAAATAACTAATGACATGCTCAAGAACGATTTGAATGTGGCTGCTCTTGGAAACAGGCATCGCATTCAAGTTCTCAGAAAAGTGCAATTGCTTTTTGGAAACGTTAAGTAGTAGTAATTGTGTGTGCCCGTGCAAGCGTCggcttctttccttttttttgctgtcgTTGTTTTGCTTTCGTAATTTTTGTTTCCCTCCGTCGATCATCCGGgacggcgatttcgagcACTCCTCCTCGAAAATCGAGAACAAGGACGGTGATTTGAAGGCCCTGACGACGCCACGCGCAGCTAAAACGGACTCTCTAAGACTCACGAAGAGTTAGTGGACGACTAGGCATCATTTCGTCGAGATTCGGACGAGTTTCTAACGTTTTCGCAACGGTCAGCGTCTCAGCACGCGCCTTCGATCTTTCTACGTAGTAACCATGGGCAGTGTCTCAAGCAAGTGTTCACACGCGACGTTTCCTCCAAGCGTGTTATTACGTCAGACCTTGATTTCCATTCTCTACTCGCACGTGGCATAACCATAGCGACGGGAGCGGACCTAAACGCGGTGGTCAAGCGGACGCAGGAACGTCTCCCTGCGCGGTGCATGTGGTTATATATTAGGTGAACGGACGCTGGTCTTTGACTGTTGTATATCATCGCTCCTGGCGAATTAGCAGAACACAGGCAAtgcagttcttcttctttcttgctaCTCTCTCGTTCATATTCCAATGGGGGGAAAGTACAAGTACGTGCCAAAATGCGAACCTCCGAGTCGTCTTGTCTGAAAAAGGGCCTACGGTCTGCATGTCGTTGAACGAGTACCAGAAACAAACTGTAGGCGTGAACGCAACGAAAGGAGAGGTTTGAAATCTTACTATATACCTACTAAAAGCTATCTACTCGTCACGGTTACGTATATATAGAAAGGAGAGAGGGGAGTCAACGGACAGAAGGTAGGTCTGGTTTTCCAGGCAGAGACAGAGGGGCATGCATGACATTTCCACTAGGGAGAATCGGGTGGGGCCATAGAAGGTAAGCATTTATATAATATGAAGTATGTTTATCGTAGTTAAAAAAAATAAGGAGGGCTTCATACAAACGGATCGTGTTCGTGCTTCTCTTGTATTGAACCGTGTCCGATTTCAAGTTCCAATGTTGTCTCGCTTAACGTCGGTGGGACGGTGTTCATGACGACTGTAGAGACTCTCGCCCAAGACCCTCACTCGATTCTCGCGATCATGGTCGCGAACAATCAAAGCGAACCGGACGGAAGTTATTTCTTTGATCGTGACCCCACCCATTTTCGCTACATATTGAATTATCTGCGAGCGGGGATACATTACCGACCCGATACCGATCTCGCGAGCAGGGAGCTGTTACTTGAAGCCAGATACTACAAAGTATCGGCAATCGTCCGACTTCTCAACCGGCCGTTCGCCGAAAGTACGATACTTTCATATTACAGCCAATATCAGAACGTCATGCTGTCGTGGCTTCAGGAAGATGGAATCAGTTCTGATTGGAAGCTCATTTACAGAGGAACGAGAGACGGCTTCGCTGCGTCATCTTTTCACACGTTCTGTGATAATAAGGGTCCTACAATAACTCTCATCAAATCGGTTGGAGATTGCGTATTTGGAGGCTACAGCGATGTTTCGTGGACTAGTAGAAATAATTATATCCAAAGTACGGACGCTTTCCTGTTTGCCTTTGTTTCTAATGGCCTGGGCACAACACCTTTTCGAGGGCGTCTATTCCAAAACTCTCAACATGCTATGTTTGACCACAGCTCGTACGGTCCAACGTTTGGATCTGGTCACGACCTTCACATATCAAGCGATAGTAACTCGAATGAAGCCAGTTACATGAATTGGGGATATACTTACGAGTTGCCTAATGGGTATACCTCTGGTGGCAGCGGCGGAACTTGGATTTGCGGATATAATTTTCAAACAATCGAAATCGAGGTCTTTGCACTGGCTTCCAGTAACTAAATCAGATGTTTCTGATTCGACAAACAGCATGTAACTGCTGACATGTTTTCACTTGATGTTGTCTTGTTGCCGTTCGTCCAAGTTGTCTGATTTCtcgatttgatttttctgcAAGCATAATTCAGTCGTTACTGTACTACCATTTGACTCAGCATGCAGTCTACCAGTCACCTTGATTCAACGAACAGGTTAATTTATTCATCGCATACAAACTAGATAACGCGTACATCAGACCATAGATCAGACCGATCAGACCATAGATCTATGATCAGACCAGTCATTCATAGTACGCGTGCGCGTGCAATCGCTAGACTATACGATGAAGACGCTAGCATTTCtactcgttctcgtcgtgcAAACCAATTCGTTCTTCCTCCCGAAGATCCCTATTCCGACGCTGCCTCTAATATTCGATCCGGCGACTCCTGCCGTCAACAAAGCTACAAGTCTCCCAGACAATTTCGTCGCACTCAACATCGGCGGAACAGCGTTTCTGACGACTATAGAGACGCTCACTCAAGATCCGGACTCCGTCCTCGCGACCAAGGTTACAAGCGAACGCGATGTTACGGTACCTACTTCTTTGATCGTGACCCCACCCATTTTCGCTACATATTGAATTACCTGCGAACGGGAATATTTTACGATCCCGATAACGATCTCGCGAAACAAGAGCTCCTACTCGAAGCGAAATACTACAACGTTTTGCACATCGTGGATCAACTTGACCCGCCTTTCTCCAAAGAGAGTACCATACTTCCATATATCAGACGGTTCTCCAATCGTGGCTTCAGGAAGATGGAATCAGTTCTGACAATTGGGAGTTGATTTATAGAGGCACTAGAGATGGCTTCAATAAGGGTCCAACAATAACCCTCAT from Oscarella lobularis chromosome 11, ooOscLobu1.1, whole genome shotgun sequence includes the following:
- the LOC136192755 gene encoding uncharacterized protein; this translates as MQFFFFLATLSFIFQWGESTSTCQNANLRVVLSEKGPTVCMSLNEYQKQTVGVNATKGEKGERGVNGQKGESGGAIEGGLHTNGSCSCFSCIEPCPISSSNVVSLNVGGTVFMTTVETLAQDPHSILAIMVANNQSEPDGSYFFDRDPTHFRYILNYLRAGIHYRPDTDLASRELLLEARYYKVSAIVRLLNRPFAESTILSYYSQYQNVMLSWLQEDGISSDWKLIYRGTRDGFAASSFHTFCDNKGPTITLIKSVGDCVFGGYSDVSWTSRNNYIQSTDAFLFAFVSNGLGTTPFRGRLFQNSQHAMFDHSSYGPTFGSGHDLHISSDSNSNEASYMNWGYTYELPNGYTSGGSGGTWICGYNFQTIEIEVFALASSN